In the genome of Mastomys coucha isolate ucsf_1 unplaced genomic scaffold, UCSF_Mcou_1 pScaffold21, whole genome shotgun sequence, the window AAATATATTGtctgagaaaacattttttgtttgtttttgtttttttaaaaataaaaacccaaacccaaaacaaacaaacaaaaaaagagcccTTCGTAGTCTCTAGAGGACACGGGAGGGTTCGCCGCTCTTTGTCAGGAGGCTCGCAACAGTCTATAACTACAGTTCTACTCAATtttatgctctcttctggtttctataGGCACCCCTGCTTCTAGCCACATACAGTAGGCActtcctgtggtggtttaaatgaaagcAATCTCTACAAGTTCACATATGTGAATGCCTGCTCCACAGTtgatagaactgtttgggaaaccTTAGGAAAAGTTGTCTctttggaagaggtgtgtcacagtggtaggctttgaggtttcaaaagggaTTGAAATTATAGAATAGTTTGGTAATTTTCACTATACCTGAAGCTAGAGGAGTACCTGTATATTATTTAATAGATTTAAAGTATACTAATTCTGTCAGTTACTTCTGCTAAAATCTCACTAATGCAAATTGTAGAATTTAGTGCTTGAAGATCTTATTCTATAGTATTATATTGTGAGAACATGACATTGTCTCTTGtcaaataaagtaattaaattttatgagtttaaaaaaataaacttatctATTCTtagataagtttttttttcaaacatagCTTTCATTGTTTGTCAAGTTCTGTGGAATTCTTGATATTTAACTGAAATCATATCAACTTTATAAATGTACAAGGTAAGAGTATCTTTGTGAGACAGAaccttactgtgtagcccaagatgaccttgaacccttgGTAATTTTACTGTCTAGGCcttgtgaatgctgggattacatgtgtacATACCACCCCAGTTCTTCTTACACTCCTCATTTTTGGTTCCTTCATATCTGACCACATGCACttctcattatattttctttaaaagtatataatgACCTATTATTTCTACCAATTATCACTAAGTTTCAGTTAAGATCATATAGTCATTTCATACTTTCTGTGTCTgacatgtccctccctcccttctcttctttctttttaagttttcctctctctctgataCAATGAAATGATTGAGACTACcatctttttttgttgctgtactcaaactctctctctctctctctctctctctctctctctctctctctctctctgtttttgtcagtctgtctctcttacacacagacaaaacacatgcctacatacacaacatacatacagaagatacagacacacagtggATTGATTTACACAATTCTGAGGCCTGGCTGGGCAAGCACTGAGATGCAAAGAACAAGCAATCAGAAAGCAAAGACTACAAGAAGGTAGGGGATTTCCAGGCCTGGGGTGAAGCTAGTTTTTATAGGATTGGGTCTCTTTTCCAAAGGGAAGCCTTAACTTCCTCTCAAGCTCTTCCCTCTGGTTATTCCAGATTTAATGGTCAACCCTTAATTTAAAATCATCTAATTAGGATGCTCTAGTGTGTCTATGGAGTCCCATTTGCAACAGCATCAAAACAAGTATTCAAATAAATAGAACTCGTGTGCATTTTCTGTTACAGGAGGCCACCTCTATGAGCCCTTTTCCATGAAATCACACTAGAAAGTGGACTCTAAGAAACTCAGTCCACCCTTGTGGAGTTGACCTGCCAGGGAGGTGTTATTTCCATCTTGGAATATGCTACTCAGTACTTTCCCCAGAACTTAATGAGTAGACTTGTTCATGGAGGATGAGAGAAAGCATTTTGAAGTCCATTTCTGAGCAGGGCTTGTAATATCAAGACTTGAGAAGTTGAAGTCGAATAATCTCGAGCTCCATGTCGACTTCGCTATGTATGCTAATTCCAGACCAACCTAGGTAGCATAGTGAGATCTTAGCTCAAGCAAACAACAAATCTCCtaaatcatattctttttcttccctcttttgctTCTACTGCTGCTTCAAATATTAGCAATGAAATGCGTTAAACTACTTAGCTCTAGCTAGGTAAGCAATTTGGGGGAAAGCTCCGGGAAATGAAAGTTTCTCAGGCCGACTCCAGTCTAGATTTTTAAGATATTTCGCTAAAACTGATTGTTACTCTGTTCTCCCAAACACACCCAGAGTGGATCTAGAAAGCAGTTGTGGAGGAACGTCCAGTCACTTGTGTTTGTCTTAAATGTTCATTGGCTCAGGGTAGTGGTTCTATCCATGCCAGCACTGGAAGCATCAAAATCAATTAGaaaattcttagaaaagaaaatttgggCCCATTATTATATACAATCCATAACTCCTAAAGTATAGCTTAGCTATTTGTGTTTAACAACAGCTGCCGGTAGGATGGATATACAATAAAATTTGTATGTGGCTGGCTTAGAGAGTCTCTCCGAAACTGTGATCAAGCATATGAAGGTGGCCAGTACTCATACCTAGTACAGCTGTGGTCAGAGCTCAAGATGGTTAAGTTATTTTGGAAGGGTAAATAACAAGGGGGGCGTTTGGACAGGTGAGGAGAAGACACCTGCAGTGCTTAACAGAAGGAACTGGAAATCTACATTGACTATCCCAGAGAGCCTCTCTACGTAATGCCAGCACCTAGACATTGAAGACCTGTTTCTCTAGGATTAGGACTTTAAGATTCTCGTTTGTGTTCTGAAGGAGGATTGAGATGTACAGCAGAGTAAATTATATTTACAGAAAGGTTTATTTCACATGTATTATTTATAGGAGGGAGTGCTGGTGGCAAGAGTGATTGAGTCCTGTGAAAAACTGGATTAGAGGCTTAAAGCAAAAGATCCCTTAGACATAACAAACTTCTTTTGAGATGAGTGATGATGCTGTAGGTATACAGAGAAGAGGTAGGTATACCACCAGAAGGTATACAGAAATACAGGTTTAGTGATGCTTAATGTATAAGCCTTCTCCACCTTTCTCAGTTCCTAAGATAATTCCATGTGGTGAAAACACCACTAACAAGTCACATCACCTGTTTTACAAATGAGTGGAACTTCCTTGAGTCCTACCACCATCTTGCTATATTTTTCACAGGTGATATAAAGAGGGAAACAAATAGAAAGGCATCCTACAAAGCAAGAAACACTGAGCAACAAAGGCCTGTTTGGGGACATTTTTTATAAACAGTAAATAGAATCCATAGCAGAATGGGTCAGAGATAACCACAAGAGTATGGAGTTgcatcagaaatggaaagagattaGGGTCATATGGTCACTGCACTGGGAGCCTCTGTGGCTCTAAAATGTCAGATGCTCTCTGGTAAACAGGCATTGAGATCTGGGAAATTAAAAAGCAATTCAAAGAGACATAAAAATTGCCTAGGGAATAGACTATAATTTTGTCTTCCCTGCCTTAAGATTCATCTATACATTTTGACCTGGTCAACCAGGATTGAAAACATGGAGCTTAATTTCCAAGGAAACAGAGGTTCCCTGGGTAGCTTTAAACTTTGCATAACCACCAAACTCCCCTGAGCCCATGAAGTCTATTCTTGAGTATAACAGACTCTGAGCCCTTCGTTCAGATGAATCGTCCAGGAAGTGTAGAAAGAAGACAGGCTCTTTGATTTCTCTGAGGCTCATCCAGGATGCAGCATCTTCTCATTTATGGTCTCCCAGAGTTCTGTGAGTTCTGGTGGGAAGAAACTCTAGAAAACGGGTTGTCTAACCTTTGAAAGAAGTCTCTCCACTTAACTGGTCATGAGAAATTTGCTTCAAAGGAGAGGGAATGAGAAATCTCTTGAAAAATCATCTTTGTGTTGTCTCATCTAGATTTTAATCTGCAGTTTCCTCTCAGGGTTCTAGTTCTCTCAGTTCTAGTTAGGCTGTCCTTGGCACCAGCACAATAGAGcgtcagaaaaagaaagaaaaacaggaagctgCATGCTAACCAGATCTGCAATGAGTGAGACTGTGAAGACAGATTAAGGAAATTATTCATGGTAATATTTCAGATATtactaaatagaaagaaaacacattaatTCTTAAAGGAAATTTGTGTAAGGCAGACATTGCAAAGATCAACAGCAAGAAATTGGGTAAAGGAGTTAGTCAGGTTCTGGTGATTAATGACCTTGATTCTTcctcttaacacacacacacacacacacacacacacacacagagagagagagagagagagagagagagagagagagagagagagagagaaagagagagagcacacaaaCAGATGCACACCACACATCACCACACCAtagtacatcacacacacaaacacaaacacacatgcacacacacacacacacacacacacacacacacacacacacgttgatTCTTACAATTGACAGAGGGAGCCCAAGTTTAGCTGTGCTCTCATGCAGACACACTGACAATGTTCAGTGTATGGTACAGTTTTGAGGCTTCAAGCCCCCTATTAAGTTATTAGAACCTTGATAAACTGGAGGCATTGGGTATAATGGCATAGTAAGACATGGAATAGTGATTAGGTCAAAGGAACAGTTTCTTTAAACTGGGAAACTAAGAATGATCACAAAAGTTTAGCAGTTTTACAAAGTGTTTCATGCAGGTGATGTGGGAAACAGTAGACTTGGGAGGTAGGCAGAGTGATGATCTTGGGACTGACAGGCTAGTTTGGATTCCTTAGAAAGAAAGAGCTACAGGTCCTATAAGAAATCCTCAGTTATGTTGTTAGGACATCTAGTTCAATGACACATGGTAAGCTGTACTTTCTCCAGCTTCTACAGAAAATCAAGCAATAAAGCATAGAGTCAGAGAGCTACTGGGAAGGGGGGAAGTGCTAAGAATTTTCAGGTTAGGCATACTGAATGTGGGTGTGTCTTTGAAAAAAGACTGACAGCcaagcatgtgtgtagtagagacTTAGTGCGCGGGACTGCGGGGCTTCTGTAGTCTGATTCTAAGTCCATGATCTATGCTGAGCCAAGAACCACATTAGCTCAGGAAGCAATTATAGGTCACATACACTACAGCTGAACACATTCATACAATTTGTTCAAGGGCACTTAGGAAGTCTGTTTTCCAATATCCCAATCAGATGCTAAAAGGCATACAGGAAAATCTGAAAAAGATAGTTTTTCACAAAGGTTACCCTAACAATAGGACAAATTACATTGAGTATAGTAAATAGCATTTATTAAACAACTTATATGGGTCATAGAGTTcagtaaatgcttttatttaaattcttatatttttgcaATGTACAGTTATTTCTATGTTATGAATCAGCAAATTACAAGGttccaaagaaaaatatagatgCTACTAATAAATTAACACAAAGATTTATCCCCAGTGTATTCTAACACCTAGTACTGCATGAGATGTGATATGTACTTTTGTTTGAATATAACCAAGCAAATGTCCAGAAAGTGCATCAATAAGGGCCATCTATTTGTTCAAGTCTCAGAACATCTTTATGTGCATCTCTTTAGGGAAGATAAATACTTGGGTCAAAGGCTTGCATGCAAGGCATAACCTTATACACCAGTGTGTTCACAACACTTTATAAACTCTGCTATAAGCCATGATTAGTTCTCTCTCCTTTGAGTCATATGATTTGTTGACAATGATCAGTGATTTGAATAGCTTTATCACAAAGCTCTAATTCTTTTGGTAATCTCCGTGAATTTaagaacaattaaaatatatcaatacTTGATCTTGTTTATCCACATGCTTGGGCTTCTTGACCTAATTTAGTTTTTCTTATAGCTCTTTATATTGTAGCAAAGGAACAGCTGTATGTTAGGGAAATCTCTTCTGAGAACTTGCTTTTCCAGTGACTATGACCAAGGAGCTAGCCGGCCCACTAAAGTTCAGGAGAGTTTATGCATCCctttaaaaatgaacacacagtTAGAGTTGTAGCAAAGAAGTGATTCCTTCCTGATGAATTGTCTTCAGCTACTCACATATCCATGGTCCTTTGTAATGGTTTCTATGTCATCTCCAGAGTCTAGAATAGGGCCAGTTATATGCAGTATTGCAATTGTGATTGATAAGTGCACTTAGACTTCTAGGCAGTGAACCTCTTGTTCCTTTTTGAAAACTGTCAGGCAAAATGATTTTCACAAATATGAGTCATTATTGTCCAGGTACAAATTAAGGTAATTTTAGAAAATCACTTCTTGCCATTATGGAATGATGAAAATGGTAGGATttgatgacatttttctttcaaatggtCATGCACTGTAGCTAGAGTAACAGCAGAGGGATAAAGGtgaagttttccttttagaaataCAATGGTGTTTAGAAGAGGGTTAGCTTCACTACATACGGGAGAAGGTGAAGCATCTTTTGAGGATAGTAGAGCAGTTAAGTGTTTAAAGTTCTGTGGACGTTTACTGTAATGTTGAGTTACATATAAACAAGAACATCAGGTAAAATATATAGAATCTTTGAATACTTAGCATAGGCTCATACAGAGACAATTATATAACTCCCTCCaccccttttttttgagacagggtttctctgtgtagccctggctgtcctggaactcaccctgtagaccaggctagcctcgaactcagaaacctgcctgtctctgccttccaagtgctgagattaaaggtgtgcaccatcactgcccagctattcTGCTCATTTTTATACTTCATTGGAAATTACAAAGACTAAACAGACAATGTAAATGTGACTAAGTATATaaaaatctatctatcatctatctatctatctatctatctatctatctatctgtgttaATATGTGTGCAAACAAGAAATAcatatgcacttacacacacacacacacacacacacacacacacacaaatattcatagATTAATGAAAAGGGTGCCAAACACTAGTGCAACTTGAAAACTAATTAGTGAGAACCAGATCCCAAACCAGAAATGGTTTTAACTTGGATAGGAAATATGGTGGCCATCTTGACCACTGTCTGTGTTTTTTAGGACAGATGGCCCCGAGTTAACATTTTTCTATACTGCATGGGTGTTCAGCTACATCCTAGAATACGGGCTGTAGGTCTTTCCTTTAAAACAGGTTCCATTAGCTAGGCTGAGATTGTAGTTCACCTAAGTACTTACTCAAGCCCTTTGTCATAGTTGCTTATCTTGTTACAgtcatatgttatatattatgcaaatattttcccATATAATTTCCTAATTCTAGGAAGTAAAtattataattacaattattATGACTGTCATTTTAAGAATAATAGTTTTCCAAACATTCTGTAACTAGTGAAAGTTATTGTGAccttatttacttatctatccaATGTTGTCTTTCCAGGTAATATGACATGGTGTGGGGTTTTCTGACCGGAGATGATGTCCAACACCGTACTCCAGACCATGGAGTCTCCTAATCACACGGACTTTGATTcctctatcttctttcttttgggaATCCCAGGTCTAGAGCAATTCCATATGTGGCTCTCACTTCCAGTGTGCTGTCTGGGCACTGCCACAATCGTAGGCAATATAACCATCCTGGTTGTTGTAGCCACAGAGCCAACCTTGCACAAACCTGTCTACCTCTTCCTGTGCATGCTCTCAACCATTGATTTGGCTGCCTCCTTCTCCACAGTACCGAAGCTACTGGCCATCCTCTGGTGTGGAGCTGGGCATATCTCTGCCTCCGCCTGCCTGGCACAGATGTTTTTCATTCATGCCTTTTGCATGATGGAGTCCACAGTGCTGTTGGCCATGGCCTTTgatcgctatgtggccatctgccacCCACTCCGCTATTCTACCATCCTCACTGACACAGTCATTGCTCGCATCGGGGTAGTAGCTATGATGAGAGGCTCCCTGCTCATGCTTCCATGTCCCTTCCTCATTGGTCGTCTGAGCTTCTGCCAAAGCCATGTGATCCCACACACATACTGTGAGCATATGGCTGTGGTGAAGCTGGCCTGTGGAGACACCA includes:
- the LOC116100756 gene encoding putative olfactory receptor 52P1, whose translation is MSNTVLQTMESPNHTDFDSSIFFLLGIPGLEQFHMWLSLPVCCLGTATIVGNITILVVVATEPTLHKPVYLFLCMLSTIDLAASFSTVPKLLAILWCGAGHISASACLAQMFFIHAFCMMESTVLLAMAFDRYVAICHPLRYSTILTDTVIARIGVVAMMRGSLLMLPCPFLIGRLSFCQSHVIPHTYCEHMAVVKLACGDTRPNRVYGLTAALLVIGVDLFCIGLSYALIAQAVFRLSSQEARSKALGTCGSHVCVILISYTPALFSFFTHRFGHRVPLHIHILLANVYLLFPPALNPVVYGVKTREIRKRVAKVFQWGQGTGLKISK